A window of the Arachis duranensis cultivar V14167 chromosome 5, aradu.V14167.gnm2.J7QH, whole genome shotgun sequence genome harbors these coding sequences:
- the LOC107488231 gene encoding WAT1-related protein At5g47470-like codes for MAIMEIRNKKVVEDAAIIGGLIGVQFIYAGNAFLMSYAMSLGLTSLTIVIFTSLATFLVLFPVAFYFERTKWPKECKLKLIMQLLFLSFGGLAFQCLFLKGINLTSPAMGTAMPNLAPGLIFIMSWTFGLESVNLRNTHSKVKILGTLLCVFGALTMSIMQSISAPPETGFEATVQSSSTPLQFVFDKHKMIGSLFLVAAVFILSSSVVLQVPCDVIQLKNLH; via the exons ATGGCGATTATGGAAATCAGAAATAAGAAGGTGGTGGAAGATGCTGCAATAATCGGAGGGTTGATCGGAGTCCAATTTATCTACGCAGGGAACGCTTTTCTGATGAGTTATGCTATGTCATTAGGCCTTACCTCTCTTACCATTGTTATTTTCACTTCCCTAGCTACCTTCCTTGTTCTCTTCCCCGTTGCCTTTTATTTTGAAAG GACTAAGTGGCCCAAGGAGTGCAAACTCAAGCTGATTATGCAACTCTTGTTTCTTTCATTTGGAGG ACTAGCTTTCCAGTGTCTGTTTCTGAAAGGAATCAATCTAACTTCACCAGCAATGGGAACTGCAATGCCAAACCTTGCACCGGGTCTTATCTTCATCATGTCTTGGACTTTTGG GTTGGAGAGTGTAAACTTAAGGAACACACATAGCAAAGTAAAAATCTTAGGAACACTGCTATGTGTTTTTGGGGCTCTCACAATGAGCATAATGCAAAGCATTTCTGCTCCTCCGGAGACCGGTTTTGAGGCTACAGTTCAATCATCATCGACGCCATTGCAGTTTGTCTTTGACAAGCACAAGATGATTGGCAGCCTTTTTCTTGTAGCTGCAGTCTTCATACTGTCGAGCAGCGTCGTCCTGCAGGTACCATGTGATGTGATCCAGTTAAAAAATTTGCACTAG
- the LOC107488229 gene encoding putative pentatricopeptide repeat-containing protein At5g47460 has translation MRRFLFNVARKFEKAHHSHAFPSNLAYSSNTCFDQTNISIGRSNFMWVTTINSLVHGETNTELELFEASRIFNSGTKPNAYALANLVRVTTDLGSYSFGQQLHSYILCSGHFSRVYVSASLIRFYVKMHLLAYAHKVFDETPQPNAVSWNTLISGYVQAGQFLRALCLFRCLGRSDVCADAFSFTSALAACGHLSLFILGRSIHSVVVKLGMLGGTVVANCLIDMYGKCGLVEDAVWVFSEIVDKDVISWNSVIAATANNGNIQLAYRFLHLMPNPDTISYNGLINGIAHVGNIEDAVQILLTMPTPNSSSWNSIITGFVNRNRAREALDMFSRMHSRNVQMDEFTFSIILNGLASIAALTWGMLIHCCAMKCGLDTSVVVGSALIDMYSKCGQVKRAESIFHELPNRNLISWNTMMYGYARNGDSVQVIELFKMMKMEGDIKPDSITFLNLLSACSHNQIPIEVAIHYLESMINDHGITPSVEHCCSMIRLMGQKGELWRAERMIHELGFESQGLVWRALLGACGTQRDIQVAETAGAKVIELERDEDYVYVKLSNMYASLGRWEDVDAIRGLMSKKQVRKEAGSSWIEVESCNT, from the coding sequence ATGCGAAGGTTTCTCTTCAATGTAGCAAGAAAATTCGAGAAGGCACATCATTCTCATGCATTTCCTTCAAACCTGGCATATAGCAGTAACACTTGTTTTGATCAAACTAATATTAGCATTGGACGTAGTAATTTCATGTGGGTAACAACCATCAATTCCCTTGTCCAtggtgaaaccaatacagagTTGGAGTTATTTGAAGCATCCAGAATATTCAATTCTGGGACTAAACCAAATGCATATGCTCTTGCTAACCTAGTAAGAGTTACTACTGACCTAGGCTCCTACTCATTTGGACAACAGCTCCACAGTTACATTCTATGTTCGGGGCATTTTTCCCGCGTCTATGTCTCCGCCTCACTCATCAGATTCTACGTGAAAATGCACTTACTTGCTTATGCTCACAAGGTGTTTGATGAAACTCCTCAACCAAACGCTGTTTCTTGGAACACTTTGATTTCCGGTTATGTCCAAGCTGGCCAGTTTCTGAGAGCCTTGTGTTTGTTCAGGTGCTTAGGAAGGTCCGACGTTTGTGCTGACGCGTTCTCTTTTACGTCTGCTCTCGCTGCTTGCGGCCACCTGAGCCTGTTCATATTGGGAAGGTCAATTCATTCTGTGGTTGTCAAATTGGGCATGCTTGGTGGCACTGTTGTTGCAAACTGCTTGATTGACATGTATGGTAAATGCGGGTTAGTTGAGGATGCTGTCTGGGTTTTCTCTGAGATTGTTGACAAGGACGTTATTTCTTGGAATTCAGTTATAGCAGCAACTGCAAACAACGGAAACATTCAACTTGCATACAGGTTTTTGCACCTTATGCCCAACCCTGATACCATTTCCTATAATGGGTTGATAAACGGCATTGCTCATGTGGGGAATATAGAAGATGCTGTTCAGATTTTGTTAACTATGCCAACTCCGAATTCATCTTCTTGGAACTCCATAATTACAGGGTTTGTTAATAGGAATCGAGCTAGAGAGGCTCTGGATATGTTCAGCAGAATGCACTCAAGAAACGTGCAGATGGATGAGTTTACATTTTCAATCATCTTAAATGGACTTGCTAGTATTGCAGCCTTAACGTGGGGAATGTTGATCCATTGTTGTGCTATGAAGTGTGGCTTAGATACATCTGTAGTGGTTGGAAGTGCACTAATTGATATGTACTCAAAATGTGGGCAAGTGAAGCGTGCCGAATCGATCTTCCATGAACTGCCTAACAGGAATCTGATAAGCTGGAACACTATGATGTATGGCTATGCTCGCAATGGTGATTCTGTACAGGTTATTGAACTCTTTAAGATGATGAAAATGGAAGGAGATATAAAACCGGACAGCATCACATTTCTTAACCTTTTATCAGCATGTTCCCATAACCAAATTCCCATTGAAGTTGCTATTCATTACCTTGAATCTATGATAAACGACCATGGGATCACACCATCTGTTGAGCATTGTTGTTCAATGATACGGCTGATGGGTCAAAAAGGAGAGTTGTGGAGAGCAGAGAGGATGATACATGAACTTGGTTTTGAGTCTCAAGGATTAGTTTGGAGGGCTTTGCTTGGTGCTTGTGGAACACAGAGAGATATACAAGTAGCAGAAACTGCAGGTGCTAAGGTGATTGAATTGGAGAGAGATGAAGATTACGTTTATGTGAAGCTGTCTAACATGTATGCATCTTTAGGAAGATGGGAAGATGTGGATGCAATTAGGGGTCTCATGAGTAAAAAACAAGTGCGCAAAGAAGCAGGTTCTAGTTGGATAGAAGTTGAGTCTTGTAACACATGA
- the LOC107488230 gene encoding metalloendoproteinase 1-MMP: MLPLFGYLHLTFFLFYYVTVFNSRPCVGARMVPESESVTVITAETHNATATWQEFSKFLHAERGSQVSGIWELKEYFHRFGYLTLPETAQNFTDTFDKQLESALFLYQKRLGLPVTGKLDSETIHAIVAPRCGVSDAAHHRIHATRHYAYFDGKPRWLRGSPMTLTYAFSPNNMIDRLSVPVIRAVFQRAFSRWATVIPVNFQEAEWYDAADIKIGFYSGDHGDGEPFDGVLGVLGHAFSPQNGRFHLDAAESWSVDFERDKSRVAVDLESVATHEIGHVLGLGHSSVKEAVMYPSLSPRKKKVDLTIDDVEGVQALYGSNPNFSFSSLLQSENSSNFAEGLKSCFSKWTLTLALGFLLLFLRL, translated from the coding sequence ATGCTTCCGTTATTCGGTTACCTTCACTTaaccttcttcctcttctattATGTAACCGTCTTTAATTCGCGCCCTTGCGTTGGCGCCAGGATGGTTCCTGAATCCGAATCCGTAACCGTAATAACAGCCGAAACTCACAACGCTACTGCCACGTGGCAGGAATTCTCAAAGTTCCTTCACGCAGAGAGGGGCAGCCAAGTCAGCGGCATATGGGAGCTGAAGGAGTACTTCCACCGTTTCGGGTACCTCACTCTGCCGGAAACGGCGCAGAATTTCACTGACACATTCGACAAGCAGTTAGAGTCCGCACTCTTCCTTTACCAGAAACGGTTGGGCTTGCCGGTCACTGGAAAACTCGACTCCGAAACAATACACGCGATCGTGGCCCCGAGGTGCGGTGTTTCGGATGCTGCCCACCACAGGATACATGCCACGCGCCACTACGCTTACTTCGACGGGAAGCCCAGGTGGCTCCGCGGTTCTCCGATGACTCTGACGTACGCTTTCTCGCCGAACAACATGATCGACCGGCTAAGCGTGCCGGTAATCAGAGCAGTGTTCCAGAGAGCGTTTTCGAGGTGGGCGACGGTAATTCCGGTGAATTTCCAGGAGGCGGAGTGGTACGACGCGGCAGACATCAAAATCGGATTCTACTCCGGCGATCACGGCGACGGAGAACCGTTCGATGGAGTATTGGGGGTGTTGGGGCACGCGTTCTCACCTCAGAATGGGAGATTCCACTTGGATGCGGCGGAATCCTGGTCCGTTGATTTTGAGCGGGATAAGTCAAGGGTGGCCGTTGATTTAGAATCGGTAGCAACGCACGAGATAGGTCACGTGCTTGGGTTAGGTCACTCTTCCGTGAAAGAAGCGGTAATGTACCCGAGCCTGAGCCCAAGGAAGAAGAAAGTGGACTTGACAATTGATGACGTGGAAGGGGTCCAAGCTCTTTATGGCTCTAACCCCAATTTCTCATTTAGTTCTCTCTTACAGTCTGAGAATTCCTCTAATTTCGCTGAAGGGCTAAAAAGTTGCTTCTCTAAATGGACTCTCACTTTAGCTCTTGGGTTCCTCTTATTATTTTTACGTctatga